The following DNA comes from Hyphococcus flavus.
TAAGCCTGCCGCCAGCGTTCGTCCTGAGCCAGGATCAAACTCTCAAGTTGAGTTTGTTCTGACTTGCGGAGGGAAAACTCCGCATAAATCACTGACAAGTAGTTCGTCACAAAACAAAACCTCGAATAAACGAAGTTTGGTTTGTAAACTGAAAAACGTCAGTGACAGTCAGTCCTAATCGGAGCTCGAAAGCTCCAGCTTCATAAGAAGCACGCTAGGACGCCGCCGCCCACGTTTCTCTTCCTCAATTATTCAATTTTCAAAGAGCCCGCCGGCAAGACCCAAAAAGAATCAAGCCGACAAAAAACCGACACTCCCGAGACCGCCCCTGAAGCCTTAATTCGGCTCCCGGCGGCCTGTCCCGGCCGCGTCGGTGAGCGGCGGATTTAGCCACCCGCATCCGCTCTGTCAACGCATATTTAAAACTTTTTTTTCGGAAATCTCGGGGCTGTTTTTCCCCAATTTCTCCTTCCCGGATTAACGGTGATTTTCGACCGAAGCCAAAAGTGAACCGCAATGTCCGGGGAACCGATATTTATAGGCCTGTTTGCGAATTTTCAAGCAGAGATTCGCGTAAATCGGGAGTTTGAAAGCATCAGGCTCGCCAGAGCGTTTCGCTAGGCCACATATGCCGTTTTTGGACTAAAATTCAGGCTTTTGTCATGGAATTCGGCGATTATAGAGACGTTATGAGCAAGGATCGTGAGGAAAACAGCGAGGATTCTGCCGATTCACCGGAATGCTCGCCCGCCCCTGAAGCCCGTTTTACAGAAGACAGGCGCGGGATTCTGGGCCTAGCCTTGGGTGGCGGCGTCGCTCGCGGCTGGGCGCATATCGGTGCTGTTCGCCGGCTCGATGAACTCGGATTCACCCCTGACATTGTCGCTGGCACATCTGTTGGCGCGCTTGTTGGCGGGTTCTGGCGCGCCGGAAGGCTTGATGCGCTTGAGGATTGGGCGCTCAGCCTCACGAAAACGCGCATGCTCTCGTATTTCGACATTGTCCTGAACGGATCCGGGCTGATGGGCGGCAAACGGCTTGAAAAAATCATGGCGCGTCACCTTCCGCCTACGGACATAAAAGACCTGCCCGGCAAATTTATCGCCGTTACCGCCGAGCTTGCGACTGGGCATGAAGTCTGGCTGACCGAGGGTGACCTTGGAGAAGCGATGCAAGCCGCCTACGCATTGCCGGGCGTCTTTCCACCCAAGGCCCTTGGCGGGCGATGGCTGATAGACGGTGCGCTCGTCAACCCCCTGCCCGTCTCCGCCTGCCGTGCTTTTGGCGCACGTATCGTCGTGGCGATTGGTCTGCATGCGGATGCTTTTAATATGGGCGTTGCTCAACGTAAGGATAAATTTCGCGAGCTTGCCGATGACGGCGGCGCCGAACTCGAAGAAGCATCAAAGGGAAACCTGACCGAAAAGCTGATGCTCCGCCGACTATTCCATGCAGGAAACAATGCGCCCGGCGTCGGTTCCGTCATGCTGGCTTCGTTCAACATCCTGATGGACAGGATTACGCGCTCCCGGTTGGCGGGCGATCCGCCGGACGTTCTTGTGACGCCACATGTCGCCCACGTGCCGTTGCTTGATTTCGATCAGGCGGAGGAATTGATTGCACAAGGACGCAAAGCCATCGATGAGGCGATGCCGCAAATTGAAAGCGCCATAGAATACATGGTCTGATCGGATATCTATGTGGCGATATATTCTTTTAACGCCGCTGCTTCCTGTTCCGCCTGTTCAATCTTGCGTTTCACAACATCGCCAATCGAAACGACACCGACAATCTGATTGTTTTTTGTAACCGGCAGATGGCGTATGCGTTTTTCCGTCATCTTGGCCATCAATTCGTCAACTGACGCATCGGCAGAGCACGTATGAACATTACTGGTCATGCATTCGCTGACCTTCATGCCTAGCGCATCTGCGCCGCGCGCGCCCAAACGCCGGACGATATCGCGTTCTGACAAAATTCCTACGACGCTGCCGCCAGTATCACGGACGATAACAGCACCAATGTTCCTATCATTTAGAAGTGAGATAGCGTCAGTAATGCTGTCATCCGGTTTGACAGCGAAAATATCCGCGCCTTTAGATTGAAGGATATGTTCGACTTTCATCTGAGAGCCTCCTTCCCCCGCAATTTCCAGTATTTTGACCCTGATCAGCTTATATCGCAAGAGTGAAGTGAAGGCGTAAACGGACTTTATCGAAAAGAAAGCGACAGTCGTTCAAACAGCGGATAAGATAACAGTCCAAAAAGATAGCCGCCGATGTGGGCTTCCCAGGCGATCATGCCGCCGCCTGTCAGCACGCCGCCAAACAGTCCTATGGCAACATTCATTATAATGATGAAAAACGACCATACGACTACGCTGTTCGAGGATAGCGGACTGATCGCCGCATATTCCGGACCGAACAATGTGGATCGATTAAATGCAAAACGCACAAGCCCGCCCATCAACCCAGATACGGCGCCTGAAGCGCCGACCATTGGAATGATTTCACTCGGATGAAATGCAATGAAAGCTAAGGCGCCAGCTATGCCGCACAAAAGATAAAACGATACGAATAAACCCGCGCTGGCGAAGCCTGTAAATGATTTTAGCGTGTCCACTGCCTTCATCCTCCGGGCCACAGGCGCGCCGAACGCCAACAGCCAAAGCATGTTCAACGCCAGATGCATAAACCCGGCATGCAGGAACATGTGGGAGATCAACGGGGACAGCATGTTCACCCACCCATGATGAGCTTCAGGCCCCATGAGGAACCATTTCGGCGTAACCGCCGCGATGCGAACCAGCCGGTCAGCGATTTGAATAGGCAGAAAAAGGAGGGCCGCCAACACGAACACATTCAGTGAGACGAGCAACAAGACGACGCCTGGAACATTAAACATTCGACGCCGGTCAAATTCGCCGCCGGGCCGGCGCAATTCGTAAGGGACTTTGCCTGAATACCCGACCATGCGTTCAATACTGTCCCATTTTGGCTCGACTACGAGCCGTTACCGGTACGCGAGTCTGAAATGTAAACATCCGTAGGGCCGAGCGCAAACCTTTGTTCACTTAAGCGGGATAGGCTTTTTGCGAGATTTCATAAGCCGCAGGATAGTCATGGTTAAAATCCAGCAGCAACCGGACCCAAATGGGAACAACAAAGCGCCGGCGTTAGATGAAGAGACCGAACGCCGTCTGCACCAGCGTGCGGATTTACCATTGAAGGTGCGATTTTTGACCGATAGCGGCTGCGAATGGACAGGCATGGTCACAAATATTTCCGCTGGCGGAGCCATGATCCGTGCAAAATACCCTCCCGGATTTGGTCAAAGCGTCGTGCTCTATATCGACCAAGTCGGCCGTATCGAAGGAAAAGTCGTGCGTTCGGAAAGCGAAAGCTTTGCCGTCAGCTATCGGCGAAAACGCGCTAAACACGCCAAACTCGCGGATGAACTTACGACGGCCATGCATACTCGCCACCGAAAAATTGATCGGCGCGGGAGCCCGCGCGTGAAACATGATGCGCCCGCCACTGTTTACCTCGAGGATGGCAGGGTTATTCAGTGTGCGATCCTTGATATTTCCTTAACTGGCGCATCAATCGAAATCAGCCCTCGCCCCCCATTGGGCATGCACCTCATTCTGGGACGCATGACAGCGAAGGTGATCCGCCGCCACGAAAAAGGGGTAGGCGTTGTCTTTACGGGGGCTGCGGACCGGATGGATGAAGTGATCGCGCAATCAGGAGACGAAGAACCGGAGCCATATTCCCCTCCTGGCCCGGAACTTGCTCGTTCCTTCGGAAAAAAGGGCGCACGCTGAATCTCGCGCGTTTACGATTAAGGATAGCTCATGCTCGCTGCTGAGAACTGGTGTTTGAAAGTCGAAGATAAGGTTTACGGACCTTATACGTCTGAACAGATGCGTAAATTCGCACATGAGGGCCGCCTTGCCCCATGGTCGATGATCGCGCCTGCCGGCGGTCGATCATGGCGCGAAGCGCGATCCGAAGCTGTGTTTGCCAATTTCTTTGGCGTTCAAAAAACACCTGGCCCCAAGAAAGAAGACAAAGTCTTCGGCAAGCGTAACGATTGGGACGATGACTTTGAAAAGCAGTCAGCACCCGCCAATGACAAACCTGCAAACTCACCCAACCAGGTTCGCCAGACGCAAAATCGCAAACAACATGAAATACAGGCTGCAAACTTCATTCTGATTTTCGATGTGGTCAGCGGCGCTGCAAGCCGCGTCGAAGCAGCCGTATTAAGCCTCGGCCAGGCGTTTCGTATTGCTGACAATGTATGGAGTGTTTCCTGCGAACTGACGGCTGTCGGCGTGCGCAATGCGATTGCCCCCTATCTTCGCGGCAGCGAGTCCATCTTCGTTGTTGACGCAACACGCGGGCGTACATCCTGGCGCAATTACGCACCAGAAACACAGTCAAAAATCACCGCTGCTTACTTAACTGCGAGAGTCGCTTAATTCGCGCCTCATGTCATTAACACTTGCGAATTTTTTCTGACAATCGCGATTACTCTCGGCGCTTTCCTGCAAACGCTGTATAGTCACATTGGTGACTGATTCGCGGGAACGCCTTTAAAGGAGTATCGGGCGTCAGGATGCAGGCAGTAAACATAAGCCGAATTATCTACGCTGCACTAAGTGCGTATGAGAGTTCGTATCGCCGTCTTTTCATTTCTCGCTTTCGTCGCCGTTTCACCATTTCAATAGTTATTGGAGGCGTAAATGGCCAAACGCACGGCGCGTCGCGCAGCGCGGCGCTTGCAGGAGCATGTGCTTTACGATGAAGATTCGAATGTAAGACACCTATTTGACGAACCCCAATGGTCGCCTCTCGATAATACAAAATACAAAAGCGATAATCGCGAACAAAAATATCGCAAGAACATAAAAGCCCAGAACCCATCCCAGCAACAAATGCTGGATGCTATCGACGAGGCGCCGCTTGTTTTTGCTACCGGCGCTGCTGGTACCGGAAAAACCTACCTCGCCATTGCCAAAGCTGTTGAGGCGCTGGATTCAGGATCCGTGCGGCGCATCATCCTTTCCCGGCCAGCAGTTGAAGCTGGAGAGAGTCTCGGTTTTCTACCTGGCGACATGGAGGAAAAACTGTCTCCATACCTCCGCCCGCTCTACGACGCGTTGTGCGACCGGCTTTCATCAAAGAGATTAAAGGCCCTGATGGCCGAAGGGGTCATCGAAATCGCTCCAATCGCCTATATGCGGGGGCGCACCCTGAATAACGCCTATATCGTCATCGATGAGGCGCAGAATTGCACCTACGGTCAGCTCAAGATGCTGTTGACCCGCCTCGGCTGGAATTCGTCCATGGTCGTCACCGGCGATCCTGCTCAAAGCGACCTGTTGCCAGGCCTTTCCGGCCTCAACGATGTGGTGGAAAAGCTCGAAGCCCTTGATAATGTTCGTGCGATCCGATTCTCGCGAGAGGATGTGGTGCGCCACCCATTGGTCGCGGAGATGATTGACGCCCTTTAAAGATTTCCCGCCGCCGGACCTCGGGATTTGCGCCCAGCCCAGGGCGTGGTAAGGACGCTGTCTTCCGCTACTTGTGTAATACGAGGATGGTGATGAGTAACGGTTACGGGTTCGGCGGCGAAGAAATCAAACAGGAATCAAGCTGGCGTTATCCGCTTGGCATTTTCATGGCGACGCTCGTTCTGTGCGCCATATTTTTGTACTATTATGTTGGTCCGAGCGTTGAGGACTTTTCCGGCAACACGCCTAGCCCGGCCATTACCGAAGAACCAATTCGCGTTGAAATCGGCGGCATCGTTTTTAGCCCTGCAGCGAACTATACGGTCTATCCGCGCGCGCGCCGCGGCGGGGCTCGCGATGAGGTTGTACTTTATGCCTTATGGCCGACTATGAACGGCTACACGCCAGCCCAGCGAAAAGAATTTATTGATAACGATCCAGACACTCGCCGTATTGATATTACGATTTCAAAGCGATCGTCGGTTTTTACAGAGAGCCAAAGATTCGAACGGCTTTATCTTCCTGAAACCATCGACCAGCGCGGCGTGAGAACGCCTTATCAGTTAACAAAGTTCAATTTCAAGGATCAGCGCTCAAACGTGCCAACGAATGGCTATGCAGATACAGAGCTGTTCGTCGGCACTGACAAGGACGAGGATCTGGCGGCGCTTTTCTGCTTCAAGGAACTTGAAGAAATAAGCAGCCCTGAATGTTGGCGCGAGTTCGAGTATGGCGACACAATTGAAGTAAGCTATCGTTTCAAACGTCCGTATTTGCCTGAATGGCGCTCACTTGACGCCGCAGTTCAGGACTTCGTCAGAAAGCTTGATCAGTCTACGCTGGCTGAAGAGTAATCAGGCACGGATCGAAATTTAATATTTCTGCGTTTGCGAGCTAAGAGCGACCATCATGACGGGCGCGATCAGCAGCCCGATCAATACGCTGACAGCAAAGTATCCGGCTGTCTCAACACCTGTTTCCCACTCAAAAGCGTATGAGGACGCGAGAAACGCGCTTGCACTTGCGCCAACGGAAATCAAAAAGCGGCGTAAACCATCGCTCATTGCGTTTTGGGTTATATCGCGGGCATTGCGCCAAAGATCACCGGCATTCCGCCAACTAATCGTCAATTGCGAAAAAGCGATAGCCGCTAGCGCCATCGCCGCCAACCGGTCAGCAAGCGCAGGCAGGGTCAGCCCTACAATCGCGTAGAGATAGTGCGCAAAAAGACCACTGACGAATAATAACGCGACGATCAACAAGCTTGTTCTGATTGATACATATGCAATGCCAGCCGCCGCCAAGATTAAAGCTAGAAAGACAACTGTACTGGCAAATGCTGGCGCACCAACTTCAAAGAAAGCCAGCACAATCACAACACCGATGATCGCGCATGCCGCCAGCGCCGTAGTGGAAGGAAGCAATCGGCGCAGCGGGCGCCAGTTTTCCGAAAAAGCCTGACGCCGACGATTTTCATCTACTGCCGTTTGCTCTGTCGGGATAAATAAAGCTAAGGCAGCAGTGGTGCTAACGAGCGCGGTCACGGCCGCACAAAGAGTGACCGCAATGGCGGAAAACACAACTTGCGCCTCCGCTATCCCGAAATTTGCATGAAAAGAAACTATCCCGGCAAAGATAGCGGCAGCAATCGCGGAAAACACAGACGGCGCTAATGCGGCGTGGCCCGCCGCTGCCGCAGCAGACTTCGACGGCGCGCCTCTTGCAAAGTTAACGGCGAAATCCGCGCCGACGCCAAGGCCGACGGTCACTCCCGCTGAAAAGGCAATTGCCAATATCGATGCGTTGAAAGGCGTCTCAAGCGATCCCTGAAAACCAAGATAGCCCGCACCGCCTGCGACACCGATTAAAGCGGCTAGCGGCGCGATCACGCCAAGTCGAAGGGCATTGCGTATTAACGGCGACAAAACCGCCAAATAAAAGAAAAAACACACGCCCCCCAAAACAACGACTCGAGGGAGCGGTAACGGCGCTATCGACACCATCCCAACAGCGTCAACCGTGAGCATAACGCCGACCGCCAGCATCACCGTTAAAAAAAGAGCGCCGATAAAGCGCTTCTGTGGTGCGAATCCCGCAAGCGCCAGCGGTGCGCAAATAAGGACAATGCCGCCGATCAAAAACCGGCCAACGATGTCTCCCGCTCCTGCTATTGACGAGTGGCGAACGCCAAGCACGCACAGCATCAAGGCCGCTAACGCAAGCACCGTCGTCGCCAGAACCGGGCGATTAGCAGACAGCTTTCCAATTAACCCGGAAGGGGCGCCCGGCAATGCTCACCTCTTCAGCTGGCCGGCTTCGCCGGCAGGTCGATTTCGAGGATCGCCATGTTGAAATCGTAAGACACGTCGCCGTCCTCGTCATCACGAAAGATCACGCCGATAAACTCATCGCCGAGGTAAACTTCAGCCGAATCATCTTTGTTCGCCCTGCCCCGCACCGTCAGATTCGGCACCGAGAACTTTGCTCCCAAATACTGTTGCAACCGGGCGATTTCGCTCGCATCCATAACGCTATTGTCCTTTACTTGCGCCCGTCATAACCATATCCGCTCGAGGCGCCAACCGTAGCGGCTGCTGTGATTACCAATTCAAGGAGATGAAGGGTGAGATTCTTTCGTAATACGGCTTTTTTGGCCGCTGTTTTTTTGGGGGCCTGCTCCGCCGGCAACCAAAACGACTGCAGCAGCGACAGCATTACCGTAAGCGAAGCCTGGGCGCGTCCCGGACAGAACATGAGCGCTGCCTATCTGCGAATCTGCAACGGCGCTGATTCGCCCGACAAGCTTGTCAGCGCTTCTTTCAACGGCGCCGATGCTGTGGAACTGCATACGACAACGCTAGACGAGGAAGGCGTCGCCAGGATGGCGCCGATGACTGATGGGCTTGAGCTTCCGACCGGCTCGGAAGTGGTCATGGAGCCAGGCGGGGCGCATATCATGTTCATTGGCCTGACTTCAGCCATTGAAGAAGGTGACGAACCTGTCCTCTCCCTCAAATTTGAAAACGCGCCGCCAGTCGAAATTGCGCTCGAGGTTCGCCAGTCCGATAGCGCATCACATAGCAGCCACTGATTGGTTACTCAAACCGGTTACGGTCGCGGAACGTCACGATCTGCAATTTATCCTCGCCCACGTGATCACGGATGGTGGCGTCGAGGTCTACGATATGGAACCGGCTCCACTCGTTCGATTCAACAACCTTGAACATCATGGAAGTCGCCCGGCGCATAATGGCGCCCGCGAGAAGCACATAGACAAGAGACGACCCAACAAACGTAATCAACAAATTCATTGACGCATTATCTGCGATCAAAAACGTCAGGAAACCCACAAACAGCACTGCGGTTACCGCAAGGCCGCCAACCCAATAAAGTGTCGTATTTCGTCGCATCTGATAAAACTTGTTACGCAATACCAGCTCACACAGAAAAAGACGCATAGCGAACCAGTGATAAGCCAAGGTCCAGGAACCAGCCTCATCCTTTAGTTCTTCGCGCTGCCCCATACGTTTGTCGCGCTCCACATTTAACGCACGTCGTTTGGCGACCTGAAAGTTGTTATTGATGCGTGCAAATTTTGACGTGATGTAATTGTCGAGATTCATCAGGTTCCGCTGCTGCACAACCTTATAAGGCCAACTGAAAACAAAGAATGCGAGCAAAACCGCCCCTACTGCGCCCGCGCCTAGCACCACTGCTGAGAACTCTCCAACAACCCCCATTACGCTTAGTGTGGATTGCTCCATATCAGTTTGCAGGAAAAACAATGCGGCGGAGAAGCTGATCAGAAATAACGCCGGCATCCAGTAAAGCAGCATACGGCGCGTGTTCGCATTCAGCGTTCTTCGAAAAAGCGTCGTTACTTCCAGAAAACGCCGGTCAATACTGTTCGCGTCAAAGCCTAGTGCATCGTTTAAATAATCCTGCTCAACTTCCTCATAAAAAAAGTCACCACGCGTGAATAATGGAAATCTGTAGCCGTAAAACGCTCTTGCATTCGCTGCATATTCCGTTGCTTGCTCCAATGTCAGTTCAGAAGCAGAACGCTCGGTCAGTCGTGGTCTGGGCAATTGTGTGAATAAAAATGTTTCAACGCCTGTGGGTGGTTCTTCGGTATATTCTTGTTGCAACAACTCCACTGCAGCAGCGCCAGCGACCACGGACCCGCCTGCGTTTGCTGTTGTCTTCGTCGATGCCCTCGCCTCCCGTGCCGTCGCCTTAAGCAAACGGCCAAACACCCGGAATGGAAAAGTCAAAAACTTGAAAATTTGTCCCAACATCATCCGCCCTCCTCTCTTTATTGAGAAATGGCGATTGCCGGTTTTAATTCAATATCTGTCTGAAAACATTCATAAATTTCGCATGTGCGCAAAAACGCTGGCCGCTGAACATTACGTATAATATTCACATTTTCTATTTCTCAAGCATAGGTGCGTTGAAGGCACAGTTGCCAAAAGAGAAGTATTTGCGGATCAAGCCAATGCTTATGCAACTCATTGAACTACAGCCCTTTCACAATGACTAAGCGGCGGCTAAAAGCGCGCCGTCATGCTGCATATCAACGACCTCACATACCGGATCGAAAACCGCCTTTTGTTTGACCAGGCAACGGCGGCGATTTCCGACGGCTGGAAAGTCGGTTTTGTGGGGGCCAATGGTTCCGGCAAATCGACATTGCTGCGCATGATCAAAGGCGAGCTGTACGCTGGCGATGATGAGATATCGATCCGCAAAAACCGGCGCTTGGGGGCGGTCGATCAGGAAGCGCCATCCTCAGACATTAGTCTGATTGAAACGGTGCTTGCTCAAGACAAAGAACGCGCCGCGCTGATCGCAGAATCAGATTCTGCAACAGACCCTCATCGTATAGCGGAGATCCAGACGCGCCTGGCGGACATAGACGCGCATTCGGCCGAAGCCCGTGCAGGTTCAATATTATCGGGTCTGGGGTTTTCCGCTGAGGATCAGCGCCGGGCCTGCGCTGAGTTTTCCGGCGGCTGGCGCATGCGCGTCGCGCTCGCGGGTGTCCTGTTTTCAGCACCCGATCTCCTGCTACTCGACGAGCCTACAAACTATCTTGATTTGGAAGGCACAATCTGGCTTGAGGCGTATCTGAAACGCTACCCTTACACGACACTGATCG
Coding sequences within:
- a CDS encoding patatin-like phospholipase family protein; this encodes MSKDREENSEDSADSPECSPAPEARFTEDRRGILGLALGGGVARGWAHIGAVRRLDELGFTPDIVAGTSVGALVGGFWRAGRLDALEDWALSLTKTRMLSYFDIVLNGSGLMGGKRLEKIMARHLPPTDIKDLPGKFIAVTAELATGHEVWLTEGDLGEAMQAAYALPGVFPPKALGGRWLIDGALVNPLPVSACRAFGARIVVAIGLHADAFNMGVAQRKDKFRELADDGGAELEEASKGNLTEKLMLRRLFHAGNNAPGVGSVMLASFNILMDRITRSRLAGDPPDVLVTPHVAHVPLLDFDQAEELIAQGRKAIDEAMPQIESAIEYMV
- a CDS encoding CBS domain-containing protein, whose amino-acid sequence is MKVEHILQSKGADIFAVKPDDSITDAISLLNDRNIGAVIVRDTGGSVVGILSERDIVRRLGARGADALGMKVSECMTSNVHTCSADASVDELMAKMTEKRIRHLPVTKNNQIVGVVSIGDVVKRKIEQAEQEAAALKEYIAT
- a CDS encoding rhomboid family intramembrane serine protease, translating into MVGYSGKVPYELRRPGGEFDRRRMFNVPGVVLLLVSLNVFVLAALLFLPIQIADRLVRIAAVTPKWFLMGPEAHHGWVNMLSPLISHMFLHAGFMHLALNMLWLLAFGAPVARRMKAVDTLKSFTGFASAGLFVSFYLLCGIAGALAFIAFHPSEIIPMVGASGAVSGLMGGLVRFAFNRSTLFGPEYAAISPLSSNSVVVWSFFIIIMNVAIGLFGGVLTGGGMIAWEAHIGGYLFGLLSYPLFERLSLSFR
- a CDS encoding PilZ domain-containing protein; amino-acid sequence: MVKIQQQPDPNGNNKAPALDEETERRLHQRADLPLKVRFLTDSGCEWTGMVTNISAGGAMIRAKYPPGFGQSVVLYIDQVGRIEGKVVRSESESFAVSYRRKRAKHAKLADELTTAMHTRHRKIDRRGSPRVKHDAPATVYLEDGRVIQCAILDISLTGASIEISPRPPLGMHLILGRMTAKVIRRHEKGVGVVFTGAADRMDEVIAQSGDEEPEPYSPPGPELARSFGKKGAR
- a CDS encoding GYF domain-containing protein, which gives rise to MLAAENWCLKVEDKVYGPYTSEQMRKFAHEGRLAPWSMIAPAGGRSWREARSEAVFANFFGVQKTPGPKKEDKVFGKRNDWDDDFEKQSAPANDKPANSPNQVRQTQNRKQHEIQAANFILIFDVVSGAASRVEAAVLSLGQAFRIADNVWSVSCELTAVGVRNAIAPYLRGSESIFVVDATRGRTSWRNYAPETQSKITAAYLTARVA
- a CDS encoding PhoH family protein, producing MAKRTARRAARRLQEHVLYDEDSNVRHLFDEPQWSPLDNTKYKSDNREQKYRKNIKAQNPSQQQMLDAIDEAPLVFATGAAGTGKTYLAIAKAVEALDSGSVRRIILSRPAVEAGESLGFLPGDMEEKLSPYLRPLYDALCDRLSSKRLKALMAEGVIEIAPIAYMRGRTLNNAYIVIDEAQNCTYGQLKMLLTRLGWNSSMVVTGDPAQSDLLPGLSGLNDVVEKLEALDNVRAIRFSREDVVRHPLVAEMIDAL
- a CDS encoding DUF3126 family protein → MDASEIARLQQYLGAKFSVPNLTVRGRANKDDSAEVYLGDEFIGVIFRDDEDGDVSYDFNMAILEIDLPAKPAS
- a CDS encoding copper chaperone PCu(A)C, whose protein sequence is MRFFRNTAFLAAVFLGACSAGNQNDCSSDSITVSEAWARPGQNMSAAYLRICNGADSPDKLVSASFNGADAVELHTTTLDEEGVARMAPMTDGLELPTGSEVVMEPGGAHIMFIGLTSAIEEGDEPVLSLKFENAPPVEIALEVRQSDSASHSSH